A genomic stretch from Telopea speciosissima isolate NSW1024214 ecotype Mountain lineage chromosome 7, Tspe_v1, whole genome shotgun sequence includes:
- the LOC122670148 gene encoding UBP1-associated protein 2B-like: MAKKRKLECKPEPEPEPEPETATVETVEEEQQQQLEQEEQVPFEVDEEEEQVDTGDAEVAEEEDEEEDEEVDEEVDPEEDGEEEEEAEAAKEGDVQNPSNLTASSTAVAASSAPWTAANTTADDDDDGEEPVQNLLEPFNKEQLVDLLREATENHPDVLDRIRKLADVDPVHRKVFVHGLGWDTNAETLISAFKQYGEIEDCNAVCDKISGKSKGYGFILFKHRSGARKALRQPQKRIGNRMTACQLASAGPIPPPAPAAPPVSEYTLRKIYVSNVSADIDPQRLLNFFAKYGEIEEGPLGLDKQTGKPKGFSLFVYKTVESAKKALEDPQKNFEGHILHCQKAIDGPKPNKQYYHHHNTHHPQHGSHYQRNENPNFMGAMGSHGSAVPTPGHMMAPSPAGVPFNQAATQALNPALGQAITALLATQGAGLGLTNLLGTLGSTGVGPQVNQNVPQMLNNTSHGMQGGYGSQSVANNISPGVMGGYGNQSAMQGGYPNAPMGQGNAGRSQQGVGHMGGVAPYMGH; encoded by the coding sequence ATGGCGAAAAAGCGAAAGCTCGAATGCAAACCTGAACCAGAGCCAGAGCCAGAGCCAGAGACAGCAACCGTAGAAACCGTAGAAGAAGAACAGCAGCAACAACTAGAGCAAGAAGAACAAGTCCCCTTCGAggttgatgaagaagaagaacaagtagACACCGGCGACGCAGAGGTCgccgaagaagaagatgaagaagaagacgaagaagtagACGAAGAAGTAGACCCAGAAgaagacggagaagaagaagaagaagcagaagcagcGAAGGAGGGAGATGTTCAAAACCCCTCAAACCTTACAGCATCATCGACGGCTGTAGCAGCTTCTTCTGCACCATGGACTGCTGCTAATACCACTGCAGATGATGACGACGATGGAGAAGAACCTGTGCAGAATCTTCTGGAACCATTCAACAAGGAGCAACTGGTTGATCTCCTCCGTGAAGCTACTGAGAATCATCCAGACGTGCTGGATCGAATCCGCAAGCTTGCCGATGTGGATCCTGTTCATCGCAAGGTCTTTGTACATGGTCTTGGTTGGGATACCAATGCAGAAACCCTAATCAGTGCTTTCAAGCAGTACGGTGAGATCGAGGATTGTAATGCCGTCTGTGATAAGATTTCTGGGAAATCCAAGGGTTATGGGTTCATCCTCTTCAAGCACCGAAGTGGGGCTCGTAAAGCCCTAAGACAGCCACAGAAGCGGATCGGTAATCGGATGACGGCCTGCCAGTTGGCCTCTGCCGGGCCGATTCCGCCACCCGCACCGGCTGCACCGCCGGTTTCAGAGTACACACTGAGGAAGATCTATGTTAGCAATGTATCAGCTGATATCGATCCTCAAAGGTTGCTTAATTTCTTTGCTAAGTACGGGGAAATTGAGGAGGGACCGTTAGGGTTAGACAAGCAGACTGGCAAGCCTAAGGGGTTTTCGCTGTTCGTTTACAAGACAGTTGAGAGTGCGAAGAAGGCATTGGAAGATCCACAGAAGAATTTTGAAGGTCATATCTTGCACTGTCAGAAGGCAATCGATGGGCCGAAGCCAAACAAGCAGTACTACCATCATCATAACACACACCACCCTCAGCATGGCTCACATTATCAGAGAaatgaaaaccctaattttatggGGGCTATGGGGAGCCATGGTTCTGCTGTGCCGACGCCTGGTCACATGATGGCCCCAAGCCCGGCTGGGGTGCCATTCAACCAAGCAGCTACACAGGCGTTGAACCCGGCTCTAGGACAGGCAATAACGGCATTGCTTGCAACCCAGGGTGCTGGGTTAGGGCTGACGAATTTGTTGGGAACACTTGGGTCGACTGGAGTGGGGCCACAGGTTAACCAAAATGTGCCTCAGATGTTGAACAACACTAGCCATGGAATGCAGGGTGGGTATGGGAGTCAGTCTGTTGCGAATAATATCAGTCCTGGTGTGATGGGGGGATATGGGAACCAGTCTGCTATGCAAGGAGGATATCCGAACGCGCCTATGGGACAGGGCAATGCTGGTAGATCACAGCAAGGTGTGGGCCACATGGGTGGAGTTGCGCCTTACATGGGTCATTAG